The Afipia massiliensis genome has a segment encoding these proteins:
- a CDS encoding DUF3096 domain-containing protein, producing the protein MSISVANIQPIVALIAGVLILVMPRLLNFIVAIYLILIGIIGLGIIK; encoded by the coding sequence ATGTCCATCAGCGTCGCCAACATTCAGCCGATCGTCGCACTCATTGCCGGTGTACTGATTCTCGTCATGCCGCGGCTGCTGAATTTCATCGTGGCGATCTATCTGATCCTGATCGGCATCATCGGGTTGGGGATCATTAAGTAA
- a CDS encoding DUF2007 domain-containing protein has translation MRELVRTNDVVLMSAVGALLDGANIHHLVLDSNMSIMDGSLGVLPRRILVHEDDNLAARRLLTDAGLAHELRDND, from the coding sequence TTGCGTGAACTCGTGCGGACCAACGATGTGGTGCTGATGTCCGCGGTGGGGGCGCTGCTGGACGGCGCCAATATCCACCACCTCGTGCTCGACAGTAACATGAGCATTATGGATGGATCGCTGGGCGTGCTTCCCCGGCGCATTCTGGTTCACGAGGACGACAATCTGGCCGCCCGCCGCCTGCTCACCGATGCGGGTCTGGCCCATGAATTGCGGGACAATGACTGA
- a CDS encoding tRNA1(Val) (adenine(37)-N6)-methyltransferase → MTDPAQAEFADVTEDMFLGGQLLLRQPRRGHRAGHDAILLAAATPARAGHRVVEFGAGVGTAGLAVARRVTGLDLVLVEIDDGLAALARANAEANGIEAKVTVLDVTASADVFAASELGPDSADIVLMNPPFNDAERHRASPDPARQSAHVAAADTLETWTHAARRVLKSGGVLTLIWRADGLAQVLAALERGFGSIGILPVHPNPQGAAIRVIVSAVKGGRAPMALHPGLVLQDPEGGGGAEAAAVLGGKAVLLLAREPGSR, encoded by the coding sequence ATGACTGACCCCGCCCAGGCTGAATTTGCGGATGTGACCGAGGACATGTTTCTCGGCGGGCAGTTGCTGCTGCGCCAGCCGAGGCGCGGCCACCGTGCGGGCCACGATGCGATCCTGCTGGCTGCGGCGACGCCGGCGCGGGCAGGGCATCGCGTGGTGGAATTCGGCGCGGGCGTGGGCACGGCGGGATTGGCCGTTGCGCGCCGCGTGACGGGGCTCGATCTGGTGCTCGTCGAAATCGACGATGGGCTTGCAGCGCTGGCGCGCGCCAATGCCGAGGCGAACGGCATCGAGGCGAAGGTGACGGTGCTCGACGTCACCGCGAGCGCGGATGTTTTCGCCGCTTCTGAATTAGGACCCGACAGCGCCGATATCGTGCTGATGAATCCGCCGTTCAACGATGCGGAGCGGCATCGCGCGTCACCGGACCCGGCGCGGCAATCCGCGCATGTGGCTGCAGCGGATACGCTGGAGACATGGACCCATGCGGCGCGGCGGGTGCTGAAATCCGGCGGGGTGCTGACGCTGATCTGGCGCGCGGACGGGCTGGCGCAGGTGCTGGCGGCGCTGGAGCGCGGCTTCGGCAGCATCGGGATTCTGCCGGTTCATCCCAATCCGCAGGGGGCGGCGATCCGCGTCATCGTCAGTGCCGTCAAGGGCGGGCGCGCGCCGATGGCGCTGCATCCCGGACTTGTTCTGCAGGACCCGGAAGGCGGGGGCGGAGCGGAGGCTGCGGCGGTCCTCGGCGGAAAGGCCGTTCTGTTGCTGGCGCGGGAGCCAGGAAGCCGTTGA
- a CDS encoding glycine--tRNA ligase subunit alpha has product MDSLPPHMRPERSFQGLILTLQRYWADHGCVILQPYDMEVGAGTFHPATTLRALGPKRWNAAYVQPSRRPKDGRYGENPNRLQHYYQFQVILKPSPPDIQDLYLKSLKAIGVDAALHDIRFVEDDWESPTLGAWGLGWECWCDGMEVSQFTYFQQVAGVECAPVAGELTYGLERLAMYVQGVDNVYDLNFNGRDGDEKVTYGDVFLQAEQEYSRHNFEHSDTAMLFEQFKMAESACKKYLDAGWQENKKEPGKREAHLMALPAYDQCIKASHVFNLLDARGVISVTERQSYILRVRELAKACGEAWMHTEAGKVA; this is encoded by the coding sequence ATGGATTCCCTACCTCCGCACATGCGACCCGAGCGCTCGTTTCAGGGCCTGATCCTGACGCTGCAGCGCTATTGGGCCGACCATGGCTGCGTCATCCTGCAGCCCTACGACATGGAAGTCGGCGCGGGCACGTTCCATCCGGCGACCACGCTGCGCGCGCTCGGCCCGAAGCGCTGGAACGCGGCTTACGTGCAGCCGTCGCGCCGCCCGAAGGATGGCCGTTACGGCGAGAACCCGAACCGCCTGCAGCACTACTATCAGTTTCAGGTGATCCTGAAGCCGTCGCCGCCGGACATTCAGGATCTCTACCTGAAGTCATTGAAGGCGATTGGCGTCGATGCGGCGCTGCATGACATCCGTTTTGTCGAGGACGACTGGGAGAGCCCGACGCTTGGCGCGTGGGGTCTCGGCTGGGAGTGCTGGTGCGACGGCATGGAAGTCTCGCAGTTCACGTATTTCCAGCAGGTCGCTGGCGTCGAATGCGCGCCGGTCGCAGGCGAACTCACCTACGGGCTCGAGCGCCTCGCGATGTATGTGCAGGGCGTCGACAACGTTTACGATCTCAACTTCAACGGCCGCGATGGTGACGAGAAGGTCACCTATGGCGACGTGTTCCTGCAGGCCGAGCAGGAGTACTCGCGGCACAATTTCGAACACTCCGACACCGCGATGCTCTTCGAGCAGTTCAAGATGGCCGAGAGCGCCTGCAAGAAATATCTCGATGCCGGGTGGCAAGAAAACAAAAAAGAGCCCGGCAAGCGCGAGGCGCATCTGATGGCGCTGCCGGCTTACGACCAGTGCATCAAGGCGAGCCACGTGTTCAACCTGCTCGACGCGCGCGGCGTGATCTCGGTCACCGAGCGTCAGAGCTACATCCTGCGCGTGCGCGAACTTGCCAAGGCCTGCGGCGAAGCATGGATGCACACTGAAGCGGGCAAGGTGGCGTAA
- a CDS encoding DUF1236 domain-containing protein, with product MRNPLLAAALLATATAMPLAAHAQQRIIVEEGVTTGLVGPGVGIIAEDERPRFRQYIVQERVPSYAIESPVRVGTILPESGVTYYDVPQQYGATSYRYTVVNDRPILVEPRTRRVMQVID from the coding sequence ATGCGTAATCCCCTTCTCGCAGCAGCGCTGCTGGCCACTGCCACAGCAATGCCGCTCGCGGCACATGCCCAGCAGCGCATCATTGTCGAGGAAGGCGTGACGACCGGTCTCGTCGGCCCCGGCGTCGGCATCATCGCAGAAGACGAGCGCCCGCGGTTCCGCCAGTACATCGTTCAGGAGCGCGTCCCCTCATATGCGATCGAGTCGCCTGTGCGCGTCGGCACCATCCTGCCGGAAAGCGGCGTGACCTATTATGACGTGCCGCAGCAGTATGGCGCGACCAGCTATCGCTACACGGTGGTCAACGACCGGCCGATCCTGGTCGAACCGCGCACTCGCCGCGTGATGCAGGTGATCGACTAG
- a CDS encoding polyprenyl synthetase family protein has translation MAVIVPFESHSTPSIDRLVELVAPDMERVNSTILSRTGSEVTMIPEVANHLISSGGKRLRPMLTLAMANLTGYAGDGHIKLAAAVEFMHTATLLHDDVVDESELRRGKLSARMLWGNEASVLVGDFLLGQAFRMMVEVGSLRALDILSSAAATIAEGEVMQLAAAKNTATTEDEYLAVIRGKTAELFAAACEVGPVIANRPKAEQTACRSVGMNLGIAFQLVDDVLDYGGKAAKLGKNVGDDFREGKITLPVVLAFRRGNDVERAFWIRTLEKGEIGDGDLDQAIGLMTKHRALEDTMSRAQHYGAMAVDALALFPPSPMKTALEQVVAFCLARSH, from the coding sequence GTGGCGGTTATTGTACCCTTTGAGAGCCACTCGACGCCATCGATAGATCGGCTGGTTGAGCTTGTCGCGCCCGACATGGAACGCGTCAACAGCACGATTTTGTCGCGAACCGGCTCCGAAGTCACGATGATCCCGGAGGTCGCCAACCACCTGATTTCGTCGGGCGGCAAGCGCCTGCGGCCGATGCTGACGCTCGCCATGGCGAACCTCACCGGCTATGCCGGCGACGGCCATATCAAGCTCGCGGCAGCCGTCGAATTCATGCACACCGCGACACTGCTGCATGATGATGTGGTGGACGAAAGCGAACTGCGGCGCGGCAAGCTTTCCGCGCGGATGCTGTGGGGCAATGAGGCCAGCGTGCTGGTCGGCGACTTCCTGCTCGGCCAGGCCTTCCGCATGATGGTGGAAGTCGGATCGCTGCGCGCGCTCGATATTCTCTCATCCGCCGCCGCCACCATCGCCGAAGGCGAGGTGATGCAGCTCGCGGCGGCGAAGAACACCGCCACCACCGAGGACGAGTATCTCGCCGTGATCCGCGGCAAGACGGCTGAGCTGTTCGCGGCGGCCTGCGAGGTCGGCCCGGTGATCGCCAATCGCCCGAAGGCGGAGCAGACCGCGTGCCGCTCGGTCGGGATGAATCTCGGCATCGCGTTCCAGCTTGTCGATGATGTGCTGGATTACGGCGGCAAGGCCGCCAAGCTCGGCAAGAATGTCGGCGACGATTTCCGCGAGGGCAAGATCACGCTGCCGGTGGTGCTGGCTTTCCGGCGCGGCAACGATGTCGAGCGCGCGTTCTGGATCCGCACCCTGGAAAAGGGCGAGATCGGTGATGGCGATCTCGATCAGGCCATCGGTCTCATGACCAAGCACCGCGCTCTGGAAGACACCATGAGCCGCGCGCAGCACTACGGCGCGATGGCGGTCGATGCGCTGGCGCTGTTCCCGCCGTCACCGATGAAGACCGCGCTCGAACAGGTCGTCGCGTTCTGTCTGGCGCGATCGCACTGA
- the glyS gene encoding glycine--tRNA ligase subunit beta, which yields MPDLLLELFSEEIPARMQAKAADDLRKMVTDKLVAEGLVYEGAKAFVTPRRLALTVHGIPARQPDLKQERKGPKMGAPDAAVQGFLKATGLKSLDEAKIQRDPKGDFYIALIEKPGRPAIDVIAEIIPLIIRTFPWPKQMRWGERSAKNGALTWVRPLHSIIATFGPETEEPEIVKFDVAGIEAGQTTHGHRFMAPAAIEVRRFDDYVSKLEAAKVVLDPERRKNIILEDAKELAFAQGFELVEDHVLLDEVAGLVEWPVVLMGSFDQEFLSIPGEVIRATIRNNQKCFVVRDPKTGKLANKFILTANVEASDGGKAIVAGNERVIRARLSDAKFFYETDLKTKLEDRLPKFAQIVFHEKIGTQAERIARIERLAAELAPLVGADAAKTKRAAQLAKADLLTEVVGEFPEVQGLMGKYYALAQGEDASVATAIEDHYKPQGPADRVPTDAVSVAVALADKLDILTGFWAIDEKPTGSKDPFALRRAALGVIRLVGDNGIRLPLLAAFAKADKPHDGKDLLAFFADRLKVQLRDQGARHDLVDAVFALGGQDDLLMVVRRVEALGKFLDSDDGKNLLAGTKRASNILSIEEKKDKRKFDGAPDATLYKLDEEKTLAGAIAQTKLEASAAVAKEDFGSAMTAMAKLRPAVDAFFDKVKVNDDDKSVRENRLKLLNEIREATRAVADFSKIQD from the coding sequence ATGCCTGATCTTCTTCTCGAACTGTTCTCCGAAGAAATTCCCGCGCGCATGCAGGCGAAGGCGGCGGATGACCTGCGCAAGATGGTCACCGACAAGCTGGTCGCCGAGGGCCTCGTCTATGAAGGCGCCAAGGCATTCGTGACGCCGCGCCGTCTCGCGCTCACCGTGCACGGCATTCCCGCGCGTCAGCCGGACCTCAAGCAGGAGCGCAAGGGCCCGAAGATGGGCGCGCCCGATGCCGCCGTGCAGGGCTTCCTGAAAGCCACCGGCCTCAAGTCGCTCGATGAAGCGAAGATCCAGCGCGACCCGAAAGGCGATTTCTATATCGCGCTGATCGAGAAGCCGGGTCGTCCCGCCATCGACGTGATCGCGGAAATCATCCCGCTGATCATCCGCACCTTCCCGTGGCCGAAGCAGATGCGCTGGGGCGAGCGCTCCGCGAAAAACGGCGCACTGACCTGGGTGCGGCCGCTGCATTCGATCATCGCGACCTTCGGTCCCGAGACCGAAGAGCCGGAAATCGTGAAATTCGATGTCGCCGGTATCGAAGCCGGACAGACCACGCATGGTCACCGCTTCATGGCGCCCGCCGCCATCGAGGTGCGCCGTTTCGACGACTATGTGTCGAAGCTGGAAGCCGCCAAGGTCGTGCTCGATCCCGAGCGGCGCAAGAACATCATCCTTGAAGACGCCAAGGAACTGGCGTTCGCACAGGGCTTTGAACTGGTCGAGGATCACGTGCTGCTCGACGAGGTCGCCGGACTGGTCGAATGGCCGGTGGTGCTGATGGGATCGTTCGACCAAGAATTCCTGTCGATCCCCGGTGAAGTGATCCGCGCCACCATCCGCAACAACCAAAAATGCTTTGTCGTTCGCGATCCGAAGACCGGCAAGCTCGCCAACAAATTCATCCTCACCGCGAATGTCGAAGCCAGCGATGGCGGCAAGGCGATTGTTGCGGGTAACGAGCGCGTCATCCGCGCGCGCTTGTCGGATGCGAAGTTCTTCTACGAGACCGATCTCAAGACGAAGCTGGAAGACCGGCTGCCGAAGTTCGCGCAGATCGTGTTCCACGAAAAGATCGGTACGCAGGCCGAGCGCATTGCTCGCATCGAGCGGCTCGCCGCTGAACTCGCGCCGCTGGTCGGTGCCGATGCTGCGAAGACCAAACGTGCTGCGCAACTCGCGAAAGCCGACCTGCTCACCGAAGTCGTCGGCGAATTCCCCGAAGTGCAGGGGCTGATGGGCAAGTATTACGCGCTTGCGCAGGGCGAAGACGCGTCCGTCGCGACAGCCATTGAGGATCACTACAAGCCGCAGGGGCCTGCCGATCGTGTACCGACTGATGCGGTTTCAGTTGCCGTCGCACTCGCCGACAAACTCGACATTCTGACCGGCTTCTGGGCCATCGATGAAAAGCCGACCGGAAGCAAAGACCCGTTTGCATTGCGCCGCGCGGCGCTGGGAGTCATCCGTCTTGTGGGTGACAATGGAATTCGTTTGCCGTTGCTTGCCGCTTTCGCCAAGGCGGATAAGCCGCATGACGGCAAGGATCTCCTCGCCTTCTTTGCTGATCGCCTCAAAGTTCAGCTCCGCGATCAGGGCGCACGGCATGATCTCGTTGACGCGGTGTTCGCGCTCGGAGGTCAGGACGATCTCTTGATGGTCGTGCGCCGCGTCGAGGCGCTGGGCAAATTTCTCGACAGCGACGACGGCAAGAACCTGCTCGCGGGCACCAAGCGCGCGTCGAACATCCTCTCCATCGAAGAGAAGAAGGACAAGCGCAAGTTCGACGGCGCACCCGATGCGACGCTCTACAAACTCGATGAAGAGAAGACCCTCGCCGGCGCCATCGCGCAGACTAAGCTTGAGGCAAGCGCTGCGGTGGCCAAGGAAGACTTCGGCTCAGCGATGACGGCGATGGCCAAGCTGAGGCCCGCTGTCGATGCTTTCTTCGACAAGGTGAAGGTCAACGACGACGACAAGTCCGTGCGCGAAAATCGTCTGAAGCTGCTCAACGAAATCCGCGAAGCCACGCGCGCGGTGGCGGACTTCTCCAAGATTCAGGATTGA
- a CDS encoding S49 family peptidase, which translates to MAENDANGHIGERLKRWLPARWRGDAVVPVVRLSGVIGAVTPLRPGMSLTGVSRTLERAFSIKGAKAVALVINSPGGSPVQSRQIYQRIRQLAAEKNKRVLVFVEDVAASGGYMIACAGDEIFCDPSSIVGSIGVVGGTFGFTELIKKVGIERRLYTSGDHKSQLDPFLPENPEDVARLKQIQREIHDTFIALVKDSRGARLKGEDDYLFTGEYWAGERAVKLGLADAIGDLRTVLRSRYGDKVQMPVIAPPTGLLSGLAGRKPGAGAALPGFPGFSEDLISALEERAIWARYGL; encoded by the coding sequence ATGGCTGAGAATGACGCCAACGGTCACATTGGCGAGAGGTTGAAGCGTTGGCTGCCGGCGCGATGGCGCGGCGACGCGGTGGTGCCGGTGGTGCGCCTGTCCGGGGTGATCGGAGCGGTGACGCCGCTGCGGCCGGGAATGTCGCTGACTGGCGTGTCGCGGACGCTGGAACGGGCCTTTTCCATCAAGGGCGCCAAGGCCGTCGCGCTGGTGATCAATTCGCCGGGCGGCTCGCCGGTGCAGTCACGGCAGATCTATCAGCGCATTCGCCAGCTCGCCGCCGAGAAGAACAAGCGCGTGCTGGTATTCGTCGAGGACGTTGCGGCATCCGGCGGCTACATGATTGCCTGCGCGGGCGACGAGATTTTCTGCGATCCGTCTTCCATCGTCGGCTCCATCGGCGTTGTCGGCGGAACCTTTGGCTTCACGGAACTGATCAAGAAGGTTGGCATCGAACGCAGGCTTTACACATCGGGCGATCACAAGTCGCAGCTCGATCCGTTTCTTCCGGAAAATCCGGAAGACGTCGCACGCCTGAAGCAGATCCAGCGCGAGATCCACGACACTTTCATCGCACTGGTGAAGGACAGCCGCGGCGCGCGGCTGAAGGGCGAGGACGATTATCTGTTCACCGGCGAATACTGGGCCGGCGAGCGCGCGGTGAAGCTCGGCCTCGCTGATGCGATTGGCGATCTGCGCACTGTGCTGCGCTCACGCTACGGCGACAAGGTGCAGATGCCGGTCATTGCACCGCCGACCGGGCTTCTGTCAGGGCTCGCGGGCCGCAAGCCCGGCGCGGGAGCGGCATTGCCGGGTTTCCCGGGATTTTCGGAAGACCTGATTTCGGCGCTGGAAGAGCGCGCGATCTGGGCGCGTTACGGATTGTAG